Proteins encoded in a region of the Planctomycetaceae bacterium genome:
- a CDS encoding DUF2817 domain-containing protein: MIIKPQAALFIVLISASLFVGGCSSFKSGKEKLVNKCSEPANVYSAGSSVKGKPISYTKLGSGSNVTLLFASIHGSERAGTPLLNHFKNYLMENCELLDGKTVIIIPVVNPDGFTKKTRHNANNIDLNRNFPAANRENNRTNGSFALSEIESYELYKIINIYKPSKILAFHEALNCIDYDGPAEDIAKRLADKCKLPLEKLGARPGSLGSYIGLELNMPIITVEMAKEDSKASEAQLWGDYKDMLIEAIAY, from the coding sequence ATGATTATAAAACCTCAAGCAGCTTTATTTATCGTTTTAATTTCGGCTTCATTGTTTGTCGGCGGCTGTTCTTCTTTTAAATCAGGAAAAGAAAAATTGGTGAATAAATGTTCCGAGCCGGCCAACGTTTATTCGGCGGGCAGTTCAGTTAAGGGCAAACCAATTAGTTACACAAAACTCGGCAGCGGTTCCAACGTTACATTATTATTCGCATCGATTCACGGCAGCGAAAGGGCGGGAACGCCTTTGCTTAATCATTTCAAAAATTATCTTATGGAAAATTGTGAATTGCTCGACGGCAAAACCGTGATTATCATCCCGGTTGTAAATCCTGACGGCTTCACGAAGAAAACAAGGCATAACGCAAACAACATTGATCTTAACAGGAATTTTCCCGCGGCCAATAGAGAGAACAATAGAACAAATGGAAGTTTTGCGTTGAGTGAAATTGAAAGTTACGAGCTTTACAAAATAATCAACATTTACAAGCCGTCAAAGATTCTTGCGTTTCACGAAGCACTGAATTGTATTGATTACGACGGGCCTGCAGAAGACATAGCAAAGCGTCTGGCAGACAAGTGTAAATTGCCCCTGGAAAAACTTGGTGCGCGTCCCGGTTCACTCGGCTCGTATATCGGGCTGGAACTTAATATGCCGATCATCACCGTCGAGATGGCGAAAGAAGATTCAAAAGCATCCGAAGCGCAGCTCTGGGGCGATTATAAAGATATGCTGATAGAGGCGATTGCATATTAA
- a CDS encoding Gfo/Idh/MocA family oxidoreductase, giving the protein MEQLINTGKLKTAWLGLNVRAAGLLESACATGLYEVVSIADGNLANANRAAQVYNCTAFDDYRQFILQNQPDVLIVAEPLTKCAEFVKMAINKKCHILKLIPTAPNFELASEFITLAKKNNVKYVTAAPVRFSPGFERLGDYLRSVERRDFYFVNMCATFGDDFFQPIISYPKAEQKLSGGGALLNDCFELLSLLVENFSLPNQVYALLTNQSPDKKAKQYFGEDTVTASLVFKEGLIGTFMAARQTGNNNVAPVRIYGSKQNIIATPNRLAIYDENDNLFSENKYPLKADKCITEMFIDFGRALLEPDKYKLRNSSRLDLATMALIEAAYLSTKTGMPESPGRFFEISEKERFPFV; this is encoded by the coding sequence ATGGAACAGCTTATAAATACAGGCAAATTGAAAACCGCCTGGCTCGGTCTTAACGTCAGGGCGGCCGGCCTGCTTGAGTCGGCTTGCGCAACGGGTCTGTACGAAGTGGTTTCCATCGCAGACGGTAATCTTGCAAACGCAAATCGAGCCGCGCAGGTTTATAACTGTACCGCGTTCGACGATTATCGGCAGTTTATTTTGCAGAATCAGCCGGATGTTCTCATCGTTGCCGAGCCGTTAACAAAGTGCGCTGAATTTGTAAAGATGGCGATAAATAAAAAATGCCATATTCTTAAACTCATTCCTACTGCGCCGAATTTCGAGCTTGCGTCGGAGTTCATCACGCTGGCGAAAAAAAATAATGTAAAGTATGTTACCGCGGCACCGGTTCGATTTTCGCCGGGCTTTGAACGGCTTGGCGATTATTTGCGAAGCGTTGAACGCCGCGATTTTTATTTTGTGAATATGTGCGCAACTTTCGGCGACGATTTTTTTCAGCCAATCATTTCGTATCCGAAAGCGGAACAAAAATTATCTGGCGGGGGAGCGCTGCTTAATGATTGTTTTGAGCTGTTGAGTCTGCTGGTGGAAAATTTTTCTCTTCCGAATCAGGTTTACGCTCTGCTGACAAATCAGAGCCCCGACAAAAAAGCCAAACAATATTTCGGCGAAGATACCGTTACCGCGTCGCTTGTTTTCAAAGAAGGACTTATCGGCACATTTATGGCCGCACGGCAAACAGGCAACAACAATGTTGCGCCGGTAAGAATTTATGGCTCTAAACAAAATATTATCGCTACGCCGAATCGTCTTGCTATCTATGATGAAAATGACAATCTGTTTTCTGAAAATAAATATCCGCTCAAGGCGGACAAATGCATTACAGAAATGTTTATCGATTTCGGCAGGGCACTGCTGGAACCTGACAAATATAAATTGCGAAACAGTTCCAGGCTCGACCTTGCAACGATGGCACTCATTGAAGCGGCTTACTTGAGCACAAAAACCGGTATGCCTGAATCGCCGGGCAGATTTTTTGAAATTTCTGAAAAAGAAAGATTTCCATTCGTATGA
- a CDS encoding serine hydroxymethyltransferase — MITPLEKYDPQIYELLRQEGARQSACIRLIPSENYVSKAVMAATGSCLTNKYAEGYPGKRYYEGQQITDLVESIAIERAKKLFKVDHANVQSHSGAVANLAAYSAVAAPGDTIMGLALPYGGHLSHGWKVNFTSKIFNSVSYELDPTTGQFDFNKIEELAVKHKPKVIISGASAYPRIINFKNFSEIAKKVGAVHLSDIAHISGLVVAGIHPSPVPYADIVSTTTHKTLRGPRGGMLMCKAALAEAIDKAVFPGLQGGPHMHTISALAVALHEADTPEFVAYAKQVVANAKVLAESLMEKGFTLFTGGTDNHLILIDLRSKNIPGKKLAKALDRARIETNYNTIPGDPAKPFNPNGLRIGTPAITTRGMKEEQMKIVASLIAKVADNIDNEDVIAQVSRESLMLCSQFPVPDHFIIPAKS, encoded by the coding sequence ATGATTACGCCATTAGAAAAGTATGATCCGCAAATTTATGAACTTCTGCGCCAAGAGGGTGCTCGTCAGAGCGCTTGTATTCGTCTGATACCATCAGAAAATTATGTATCGAAAGCAGTGATGGCAGCAACGGGAAGTTGTCTGACAAATAAATATGCTGAAGGTTATCCGGGCAAACGTTATTATGAAGGTCAGCAAATCACCGACCTTGTCGAGTCAATCGCAATCGAACGCGCAAAAAAACTTTTCAAAGTTGACCATGCGAATGTTCAGTCGCATTCCGGCGCGGTTGCAAATCTTGCGGCATACAGCGCAGTTGCTGCACCGGGCGATACAATAATGGGACTTGCTCTTCCTTACGGCGGACATTTGAGTCATGGCTGGAAAGTAAATTTCACAAGTAAAATTTTTAATTCTGTAAGTTATGAACTCGACCCAACAACAGGGCAGTTTGATTTTAATAAAATTGAAGAGCTCGCTGTAAAGCACAAACCAAAAGTTATTATCAGCGGCGCAAGCGCATATCCGCGAATTATTAATTTTAAAAATTTCAGTGAGATTGCGAAAAAAGTTGGCGCTGTTCATTTGAGCGATATCGCGCACATCAGCGGTCTTGTTGTTGCGGGAATTCATCCGAGTCCTGTTCCTTACGCTGATATAGTTTCGACGACAACGCATAAAACTTTGCGAGGCCCGCGAGGCGGAATGCTGATGTGTAAAGCTGCACTGGCAGAAGCGATTGACAAGGCTGTGTTCCCCGGATTGCAGGGCGGCCCGCATATGCACACAATAAGCGCTCTTGCTGTTGCGCTCCACGAAGCCGATACGCCGGAGTTTGTCGCTTACGCGAAACAGGTTGTCGCAAACGCAAAAGTACTTGCGGAGTCACTGATGGAAAAAGGATTTACTCTTTTCACTGGCGGAACTGACAATCATTTAATTCTTATCGATTTGAGAAGTAAAAATATTCCCGGCAAGAAACTTGCCAAAGCGCTCGACAGGGCACGCATTGAAACGAATTACAATACGATTCCCGGCGACCCAGCCAAGCCGTTTAATCCGAACGGTCTTCGCATTGGAACGCCTGCGATTACGACTCGCGGCATGAAAGAAGAACAGATGAAAATTGTCGCTTCACTAATTGCGAAAGTCGCTGACAATATTGATAATGAAGATGTCATCGCACAGGTCAGCAGAGAATCGCTTATGCTTTGTTCGCAGTTCCCTGTACCGGATCATTTTATTATTCCGGCGAAAAGTTAG
- a CDS encoding ParB/RepB/Spo0J family partition protein: MIPKNKEKPKHLGRGLESLLGPIISTVQENMDNVVTQSAPNFSADKELHKYVVELEFETIVPNPFQPRHNWNDEQLQDLAGSIKENGVLQPIIVRPNNGKYEIVAGERRFRASQLAGLKKIPAMVRKTDDTEMLALAIVENVHRADLNPIEKAKAYQSFMEMFNLTQEQAAQKLGQDRSVLANYIRLLNLPAEVKQMLVDGALDMGHARAILALPTDDLRKRLANRALAGRLSVREVERLVRLAIAAGDEKKQKQIIEKPANIKDLEEKIRARLGTRVDIKAKKNGQRGKIIIEFYSLDEFDSITQMLGVTNE, from the coding sequence ATGATACCAAAAAACAAGGAAAAACCCAAACACCTCGGCAGGGGACTCGAATCACTTTTAGGCCCAATTATCAGCACAGTACAGGAAAATATGGATAATGTGGTTACACAGTCCGCACCTAACTTTAGTGCTGATAAAGAGTTACATAAATATGTGGTGGAATTGGAGTTTGAAACCATTGTTCCAAACCCATTCCAACCCCGTCATAACTGGAACGATGAACAGTTGCAGGATCTTGCCGGCTCTATAAAAGAGAACGGAGTACTGCAGCCTATTATAGTAAGACCCAATAATGGTAAATACGAGATTGTGGCTGGAGAAAGACGATTTAGGGCATCGCAGTTAGCAGGCCTGAAAAAGATACCTGCGATGGTTCGCAAGACGGATGACACAGAAATGCTCGCGCTTGCTATCGTTGAAAATGTCCACCGAGCGGATTTGAATCCGATTGAAAAAGCAAAAGCGTATCAGAGTTTTATGGAGATGTTCAATCTTACGCAGGAACAGGCTGCACAAAAACTCGGCCAGGACAGATCCGTGCTTGCCAATTATATTCGTCTGCTGAATCTTCCTGCTGAAGTAAAGCAGATGCTTGTTGATGGCGCACTCGATATGGGACACGCTCGCGCGATACTTGCGCTGCCGACGGATGATTTGCGAAAGCGTTTAGCAAATCGTGCGCTGGCAGGGCGTTTGAGTGTTCGTGAAGTTGAACGGCTTGTTCGTCTTGCGATTGCCGCAGGCGATGAGAAAAAACAAAAACAGATAATTGAAAAGCCTGCGAACATAAAAGATCTCGAGGAAAAAATTCGCGCACGTCTCGGAACTCGTGTAGATATTAAAGCTAAAAAAAATGGACAGCGGGGGAAAATCATTATCGAGTTTTATTCGCTTGATGAATTTGACAGCATAACGCAAATGCTCGGCGTTACTAACGAGTAA
- a CDS encoding sigma-70 family RNA polymerase sigma factor: MLEDKWLIWKLKRGSSDALCCIYKKYKTNMLALAVTLSNDKFLAEDIVHDCFVSFAGCCRKLQLKTSLKSYLLTSVANRVRNICRDKIKSAADINEMEIADSDLKQPLQQAMNNERVRKINFALGLLPYEQREIIILYFQSRLTFKEIAESQNVSINTIQSRYRYGIDKLRSLLDGEV; this comes from the coding sequence ATGCTCGAAGATAAATGGCTGATTTGGAAATTGAAGCGGGGCAGCAGTGATGCTCTTTGCTGCATATATAAAAAGTACAAAACAAATATGCTGGCACTGGCGGTTACTCTTTCAAATGATAAATTTCTTGCTGAAGATATTGTGCACGATTGTTTCGTCTCGTTTGCCGGCTGCTGTCGAAAACTCCAGTTGAAAACTTCGCTGAAAAGTTATCTTTTAACATCGGTTGCAAATCGTGTGCGGAATATTTGTAGGGACAAAATCAAATCAGCAGCGGACATTAATGAAATGGAAATCGCCGATTCGGATTTAAAGCAGCCGCTGCAGCAGGCGATGAATAATGAACGCGTTCGAAAAATTAATTTTGCTTTAGGACTGCTTCCGTATGAACAGCGAGAGATAATAATCCTGTATTTCCAAAGCAGATTGACCTTCAAAGAAATAGCCGAATCGCAAAATGTGTCAATCAATACAATTCAAAGCAGATACCGGTATGGAATAGATAAACTGCGGTCATTGTTAGATGGTGAGGTATAA
- a CDS encoding type II secretion system GspH family protein: MRDKKNISHHAFTLVELLVVISIIAVLLAVIMPAMSKARALATALKSMSNMRQWGIGAIAFAEQNNGVLPWEGNKDENLGSVFKNDDWWANSIPKMLGQQSYRQISEAAIANKATVPLPPNKDSIFVDPAAKYPQGFTKDAVIFYDSSANYEYQLFFCYVWNSELNNGPTVSTKDDIENVKLVNIKSSGQTVLMLEMRTTSEELNKKDYDYYKTRPLLGRHRGDWKRFARRHLNGGHMVFCDGHAARVKYDYATTNSDNSRDPDYRSGNWNKPGLIWNAFGPSIK, encoded by the coding sequence ATGAGAGATAAAAAAAATATTTCACATCACGCATTCACACTTGTTGAACTTCTTGTGGTAATTTCAATTATCGCGGTTCTGCTGGCGGTGATAATGCCGGCGATGAGTAAAGCAAGAGCATTGGCAACCGCGCTGAAAAGTATGTCGAATATGCGGCAGTGGGGAATAGGAGCGATTGCGTTCGCTGAACAAAATAACGGAGTTCTGCCGTGGGAAGGAAACAAGGATGAAAACTTAGGTTCGGTTTTTAAAAACGACGACTGGTGGGCAAACTCAATTCCGAAAATGCTTGGCCAGCAATCATATCGACAAATCAGTGAAGCGGCGATAGCAAATAAAGCAACCGTCCCCCTGCCGCCAAATAAGGATTCTATTTTCGTTGACCCGGCCGCAAAATATCCACAGGGCTTTACAAAAGACGCTGTGATTTTTTATGACAGCAGCGCAAATTATGAATATCAACTGTTCTTCTGTTATGTTTGGAATTCGGAATTAAATAACGGCCCGACGGTGAGTACAAAAGATGATATCGAAAATGTCAAACTCGTAAATATTAAATCATCCGGCCAGACCGTACTAATGCTCGAAATGCGAACGACAAGTGAAGAGCTTAATAAAAAAGATTACGATTATTACAAAACACGGCCGTTACTCGGCAGGCATCGCGGCGACTGGAAACGGTTTGCCAGAAGACATCTCAACGGCGGCCATATGGTATTTTGCGATGGACACGCGGCGAGAGTCAAATACGATTACGCAACTACAAACTCGGACAACTCACGCGATCCAGACTATCGCAGCGGCAACTGGAACAAACCCGGCCTTATCTGGAATGCTTTCGGGCCATCAATAAAATAA
- a CDS encoding lamin tail domain-containing protein — protein MKKLVSLLVLVLAVNSMATTIQITEWMYKGTNGEFVEFTNLGSTAIDMTGWSYSDSDAAAGDLDLSIFGIIAPGESVILTDADASAFRTAWGLSASVKILGSNTNSNLGRADEIHLYDASEAEIDLLIFSDAAGKGPRTENKSCTIPQADFASTTASSSWVLSSVGNNGSWASTSGDIGNPGYNNYTIPEPATIFILSAATMILRFRKR, from the coding sequence ATGAAGAAGTTAGTAAGTTTGTTAGTTCTTGTTCTGGCGGTTAACTCAATGGCAACAACAATTCAGATTACCGAATGGATGTACAAAGGTACAAATGGAGAGTTTGTGGAATTCACAAATCTCGGCAGCACAGCAATCGATATGACCGGCTGGAGTTATAGCGATTCCGATGCCGCCGCCGGCGACCTTGACTTGAGCATATTCGGAATAATCGCACCGGGCGAATCGGTAATATTGACAGATGCCGATGCAAGTGCCTTCAGAACCGCATGGGGACTGTCGGCAAGCGTGAAAATTCTCGGCAGCAACACTAACAGCAATCTCGGCAGAGCTGATGAAATTCATCTTTACGATGCCTCCGAAGCTGAAATCGATTTACTTATTTTTAGTGATGCCGCTGGCAAAGGCCCCCGCACAGAAAACAAAAGCTGCACAATACCACAGGCAGATTTCGCATCGACAACGGCTTCAAGCAGTTGGGTTTTGTCTTCAGTCGGTAATAATGGTTCATGGGCAAGTACTAGCGGCGATATAGGTAATCCGGGATACAATAATTACACCATTCCGGAACCTGCAACAATCTTCATCCTCAGTGCCGCAACCATGATTTTAAGATTCAGAAAAAGATAA
- a CDS encoding GntR family transcriptional regulator, whose product MLLEIDHHSGVPIYQQVVRQIRQQIMTGDLKEGDQLETVRELATRLKVNPMTISKAYSLLETQGLVERRRGIGLFAAKIKDENREQIKDQMLESIMNKAAVTAIQLGLSEEQAAEYFKKQFRQFNSANEGDKNE is encoded by the coding sequence ATGTTATTGGAAATAGATCATCATAGCGGCGTACCGATTTACCAGCAGGTAGTCCGCCAAATCCGTCAGCAGATTATGACTGGCGACCTGAAAGAGGGCGACCAACTCGAAACCGTCCGCGAACTTGCCACACGGCTGAAAGTCAATCCTATGACTATCAGCAAGGCTTACTCACTCCTCGAAACGCAGGGTCTCGTCGAAAGACGACGGGGCATCGGGCTTTTTGCAGCCAAAATTAAGGATGAGAACAGGGAACAAATCAAAGACCAGATGCTCGAGAGCATTATGAACAAAGCCGCAGTTACCGCTATCCAGCTTGGCTTGTCCGAAGAACAGGCCGCAGAATATTTCAAAAAACAATTCCGTCAGTTCAACTCCGCCAATGAAGGGGATAAAAATGAATAA
- a CDS encoding ABC transporter ATP-binding protein — protein sequence MNNENIIVQIRSLSKRFGKINALDNINLDISRGQIIGLLGANGCGKSTLLRHIIGLYLADAGTCETFGTDAAKLSPIELGKIGYVHQEGELLGWMTSEQLIRYVSAYYKNWNHQLEEKFVADFEIPLDKRVASLSPGQRQQLAILLAIGFDPELLILDEPASALDPLARGRFLDLLLHLIQDGNRTIIISSHILSDVEKVIDHTIIMQKGQIIRDCSFDSLREEFLKFTLISLNGSLPSQLPFKNVIQCERNGNKAVIIVQDNTEEQLRSAAKNINCEIEIKTLPLDDLYKIVVCG from the coding sequence ATGAATAACGAAAATATCATTGTTCAAATACGCAGCCTTTCCAAACGGTTCGGAAAAATTAATGCACTCGACAACATCAACCTCGATATTTCTCGCGGTCAAATCATCGGACTGCTCGGCGCAAACGGCTGTGGGAAAAGTACTCTGCTTCGACATATCATAGGTTTGTATCTTGCCGATGCAGGCACGTGCGAAACTTTTGGAACTGACGCCGCAAAACTTTCTCCCATTGAACTCGGAAAAATCGGATACGTCCATCAGGAAGGCGAGCTTCTCGGCTGGATGACTTCAGAACAATTGATTCGATATGTCAGCGCTTATTACAAAAACTGGAATCATCAACTTGAAGAAAAATTCGTTGCCGACTTTGAAATTCCGCTGGATAAAAGAGTTGCTTCATTGTCGCCCGGCCAGCGTCAGCAGCTTGCGATATTACTCGCGATTGGTTTCGATCCTGAATTATTAATTCTCGATGAACCCGCATCCGCTCTCGACCCGCTGGCAAGAGGCCGGTTTCTTGATTTGTTATTGCATTTGATTCAGGATGGAAACAGAACGATAATAATTTCCTCGCATATTTTAAGCGATGTCGAAAAAGTTATCGACCATACAATCATTATGCAGAAAGGGCAAATTATTCGTGATTGCAGTTTCGATAGTTTGCGCGAAGAGTTCCTGAAATTCACGCTTATATCTTTGAATGGTTCTCTGCCGAGCCAATTGCCTTTTAAAAATGTCATACAATGCGAACGAAACGGTAACAAAGCCGTAATAATTGTGCAGGATAATACGGAAGAACAACTGCGTAGTGCTGCAAAAAATATTAACTGTGAAATAGAAATCAAAACACTGCCTTTGGATGATTTATATAAAATCGTAGTTTGCGGATAA
- a CDS encoding DUF6263 family protein → MKRVISVLSVVILLATVCSAADKVDLKLRLKAGDSHEMKITQVQDMSQTMNGSEFKMKQTQEMVLGLDCVGVDANGNMNVKMSYKSMKMSMEGPMGKMEFDSTKPKSADANTPPHEKMMADMFAAMVGSEFQMKIKPTGETSDIRGLSEMMKKIKGDANSQPMGDIISKMFNEDQVKELTGNMMNMYPAEPVAIGDSWYDTKSMNFMMPIDIDTTYMLKGVKDGIATIDMVSKMDMGDSSKPIVIDPNNKMSMQLAGTINGTSEVDVKTGMTKKTDMTMNFSGMMKMEPNQDMPQGMTMPMSIKATATVELTK, encoded by the coding sequence ATGAAAAGAGTGATTTCGGTATTAAGTGTGGTGATTCTGCTGGCAACAGTTTGCTCTGCGGCAGATAAGGTGGACCTGAAACTTCGTCTAAAGGCAGGGGACTCCCACGAAATGAAGATAACCCAGGTACAGGACATGTCCCAGACAATGAACGGGTCGGAATTCAAAATGAAGCAAACGCAGGAAATGGTTCTGGGCCTCGATTGCGTCGGTGTTGATGCCAACGGCAATATGAATGTCAAAATGTCATACAAATCTATGAAAATGAGTATGGAAGGCCCGATGGGCAAAATGGAGTTCGACTCGACAAAGCCTAAATCAGCCGACGCCAACACCCCGCCGCACGAAAAAATGATGGCTGATATGTTCGCAGCTATGGTCGGCAGTGAATTCCAAATGAAAATCAAACCAACCGGCGAAACATCTGATATCCGTGGCCTGTCGGAGATGATGAAAAAAATAAAAGGCGATGCTAACTCGCAGCCGATGGGCGATATTATCAGCAAGATGTTCAATGAAGATCAGGTCAAGGAACTTACCGGCAATATGATGAATATGTATCCTGCCGAGCCGGTCGCGATTGGCGATAGCTGGTACGATACAAAGAGTATGAATTTTATGATGCCGATTGATATCGATACTACTTATATGCTCAAGGGCGTTAAGGACGGCATCGCGACGATTGATATGGTATCGAAAATGGATATGGGCGACTCTTCCAAGCCGATAGTGATTGACCCGAACAATAAGATGTCAATGCAGCTTGCCGGCACAATCAACGGTACAAGCGAAGTCGATGTAAAAACCGGTATGACAAAGAAAACTGATATGACGATGAACTTTTCAGGTATGATGAAAATGGAACCTAATCAGGATATGCCGCAGGGTATGACAATGCCGATGTCGATTAAAGCAACAGCGACTGTAGAATTGACAAAATGA